From a region of the Methanobacterium formicicum DSM 3637 genome:
- the msrB gene encoding peptide-methionine (R)-S-oxide reductase MsrB, translating into MKKETSEKDFVPIYFTNLNGIKLVERVVKTDEEWKEILTPKQFDVARKKGTELAFTGKYHDCHEDGIYQCVCCGTDLFDSQTKFDSGTGWPSFWAPVADENITTKTDRSLLMVRTEVLCARCHAHLGHVFDDGPAPTGLRYCMNSASLNLVKRIP; encoded by the coding sequence ATGAAAAAAGAAACCTCTGAAAAGGATTTTGTCCCTATTTATTTTACGAATTTGAATGGGATAAAACTGGTTGAAAGAGTTGTTAAGACTGATGAAGAGTGGAAGGAAATTTTAACTCCGAAACAGTTTGATGTTGCCCGTAAAAAGGGAACAGAACTTGCTTTTACTGGTAAGTATCATGATTGCCATGAGGATGGTATTTACCAGTGTGTATGCTGTGGCACTGATCTATTTGACTCCCAGACCAAGTTTGATTCAGGAACAGGTTGGCCCAGTTTCTGGGCACCGGTGGCAGATGAAAACATAACCACCAAAACTGACCGGAGTCTGTTAATGGTGCGCACCGAGGTGCTCTGTGCCCGTTGTCATGCCCATCTTGGTCATGTCTTTGATGATGGCCCTGCACCAACTGGCCTGCGTTACTGTATGAATTCAGCATCACTCAACCTTGTTAAACGAATTCCATGA
- a CDS encoding TIGR01177 family methyltransferase yields the protein MEIALLLSKEHTTLPLAEVEAVLECEGINYHIKEEGEGLLILDIPHETPDIMMKVIKRLSFTHEAFQILLQNDEDKLISEMEKYPWKDIVKSDYAVRVKKMDKKSQFNTSKLEWEMGSIINEATPGVKVNLEDPSIFIRTILKDGKVIVGQRIGKISKKHFFNLKPHKRPFFYPGSMSPKLARCMVNLTRIKKGQTLLDPFCGTGGILIEAGIVGARVIGTDIDYKMVKGTKENLEHCGISDYEVFREDARKLELPSKVDAIVTDPPYGISASTGGEKSEDLYQQSMRSLQGLLKDDGRMCLATPHYLDLDEVLEGTKFKIIEQHHIKMHKSLTRVISVLTIS from the coding sequence ATGGAAATAGCTCTACTGTTATCTAAGGAACATACCACCCTTCCCCTGGCAGAAGTGGAAGCTGTTCTAGAATGTGAGGGAATAAACTATCACATTAAAGAAGAGGGTGAAGGACTTCTTATTCTGGACATTCCCCATGAAACTCCGGATATAATGATGAAAGTAATCAAAAGACTTTCATTCACTCATGAAGCGTTTCAAATTCTCTTACAAAATGATGAAGATAAATTAATCAGTGAAATGGAAAAATATCCATGGAAAGATATTGTCAAATCTGATTATGCGGTTAGAGTTAAGAAGATGGATAAAAAATCCCAGTTCAACACTTCCAAACTGGAATGGGAAATGGGAAGCATTATCAATGAAGCAACACCCGGTGTTAAGGTAAATCTGGAGGATCCTTCTATCTTTATCCGGACCATTTTAAAAGATGGTAAAGTTATTGTTGGGCAGCGTATAGGTAAAATATCTAAAAAACACTTCTTCAACCTTAAACCTCACAAAAGACCCTTTTTTTATCCAGGATCAATGAGTCCTAAACTGGCCCGTTGTATGGTAAATTTGACTCGAATCAAAAAGGGTCAAACTCTGCTGGACCCCTTCTGTGGAACTGGCGGAATACTCATCGAAGCAGGAATTGTTGGTGCCAGAGTTATAGGGACCGATATAGATTATAAAATGGTTAAAGGAACCAAAGAAAATCTTGAACACTGTGGAATTAGTGATTATGAGGTTTTCAGGGAGGATGCCCGGAAACTGGAACTTCCCAGTAAAGTTGATGCTATTGTCACTGATCCTCCTTATGGTATTTCTGCATCAACCGGTGGGGAAAAGAGTGAGGATTTATACCAGCAATCAATGCGGTCTTTACAGGGATTACTAAAGGATGATGGTCGTATGTGTCTGGCAACTCCCCATTACTTAGATCTGGATGAGGTGCTTGAGGGTACAAAATTTAAAATAATAGAACAGCACCACATAAAAATGCATAAAAGTTTAACCAGGGTTATATCAGTGTTGACCATAAGTTAA
- a CDS encoding class I SAM-dependent methyltransferase, producing the protein MNINKKVSHQEKYWDEVAEEKEFPTPFPLEEFKKHIRPEMNILDLGCGYGRTLSELDENGFKNLTGVDYSEQMIKRGLRLHPNFKLIKNNGDDLPFPDNSFDAVLLIGVLTSNIQTEKQKELLSEISRVLKDNGLIYISDFLLNTDERNLQRYQKFKDKYEIYGVFELPEGAVLRHHTIPHVLKLTEDYEKLYFENTIFDTMNGNKSNGFYYIGMKK; encoded by the coding sequence ATGAACATTAATAAAAAGGTTTCTCATCAGGAAAAATACTGGGATGAAGTTGCAGAAGAAAAGGAATTCCCTACACCATTTCCACTGGAAGAATTTAAAAAACATATCCGTCCTGAAATGAATATCCTTGATTTAGGTTGTGGTTATGGTAGAACTTTAAGTGAACTAGATGAAAATGGTTTTAAGAACTTAACAGGGGTCGATTATTCCGAGCAGATGATAAAGCGGGGTTTGAGATTACATCCAAATTTTAAGCTCATTAAAAATAATGGAGATGATCTTCCATTTCCAGATAATTCATTTGATGCAGTACTTCTCATTGGAGTTTTAACCAGTAACATCCAAACTGAGAAGCAAAAAGAATTATTATCGGAAATTTCAAGAGTTTTAAAGGATAATGGATTGATTTATATTAGTGATTTTCTCTTGAATACTGATGAAAGAAACCTCCAGCGTTACCAAAAATTCAAAGACAAATATGAAATTTATGGAGTTTTTGAACTTCCGGAAGGTGCTGTTTTAAGACATCACACCATCCCACATGTTTTAAAGTTAACTGAAGATTATGAAAAGTTGTACTTTGAAAATACCATTTTTGATACTATGAATGGTAACAAATCCAATGGTTTTTATTATATTGGTATGAAAAAATGA
- a CDS encoding GTP-binding protein, which yields METKKILVLGDSDSGKRTALKHVCNTLIETEAASYGKTTINTKKLQIFSPSSAERFKFMKEILSKNMDGAIIVIDNTQGITPNCEEMIDFVEERGVPYIIFANKQDLSDIPIYTQYPDAIIIPTQAISGKGISEGLNILLELMEPEYISKITAVSC from the coding sequence ATGGAAACTAAAAAAATTTTAGTATTGGGAGATTCTGATTCTGGTAAAAGGACTGCTCTGAAACATGTATGCAATACTTTGATAGAAACTGAAGCTGCAAGCTATGGAAAAACCACAATAAACACTAAAAAGCTTCAAATATTCAGCCCATCTAGTGCAGAGAGATTCAAGTTTATGAAAGAAATATTATCCAAAAACATGGACGGGGCAATCATAGTAATCGATAATACTCAGGGGATTACTCCCAACTGTGAAGAAATGATTGATTTTGTGGAAGAAAGGGGTGTTCCTTATATCATATTTGCCAATAAACAAGATTTAAGCGATATTCCCATCTATACTCAGTATCCAGATGCTATTATAATACCAACCCAGGCGATTTCAGGTAAAGGGATTTCGGAAGGTCTGAACATATTATTAGAATTAATGGAACCAGAATACATCAGCAAGATCACAGCAGTTAGCTGTTGA
- a CDS encoding P-II family nitrogen regulator: protein MENETHSNDKKIVILCNYNSTKDNSETIIDYFNDNIPPNKNIELSIINYRRILIDGGKNYLFNPPGYPEFMSIKQVLSEEVDGVIVFIETSIGIFETDLEIINLIASENIPHVLFANRDDFSEFEMDTHVEGVLSIPTIAQDGIGINDGLKMLLKLIDKYEREKSSLKSSAIKNQEADAVQKTTESEETTEIYETEGTYESEETYETEEMGESKEIYEAYEESTDPEPSSSFNSEFYKLRFFFHPIELDNVKNSLAKFGFSNITIIDIKYQNYGTEKMETYRCSSYALELPPKIEMMMVIKKEEIEYVIQALEAIKNEDISEKLFISPVEDVIRISTSERGENAVD from the coding sequence TTGGAAAATGAAACCCATAGTAATGATAAAAAAATCGTTATTTTATGCAATTATAATTCTACTAAGGACAATTCCGAAACTATAATAGATTATTTTAATGATAATATCCCCCCGAATAAGAATATCGAATTATCAATTATCAATTATCGGAGGATACTCATTGATGGTGGGAAAAATTATTTATTCAATCCACCGGGCTATCCTGAATTCATGTCCATAAAACAGGTATTATCTGAAGAAGTGGATGGAGTGATTGTTTTTATAGAGACCAGTATTGGTATTTTTGAAACAGACCTGGAGATAATTAATTTAATTGCCAGTGAAAACATACCCCATGTTTTATTTGCAAATAGAGATGATTTTAGTGAATTTGAAATGGATACCCACGTTGAAGGAGTCCTGAGTATTCCCACCATTGCACAGGATGGAATTGGGATAAACGACGGCCTGAAAATGTTATTGAAACTAATAGATAAATATGAAAGAGAAAAATCATCCCTCAAAAGCAGTGCAATAAAAAACCAGGAAGCAGACGCCGTTCAAAAAACCACAGAATCCGAAGAAACCACAGAAATATACGAAACCGAAGGAACATATGAATCTGAAGAAACCTACGAAACAGAAGAAATGGGTGAATCTAAAGAAATCTATGAAGCATACGAAGAATCCACTGATCCGGAACCTTCATCCTCATTTAACTCAGAATTTTACAAATTAAGATTTTTTTTCCACCCTATTGAACTGGATAATGTAAAAAATTCCCTTGCAAAATTTGGATTTTCCAATATAACTATCATAGATATTAAATATCAGAATTATGGTACTGAAAAAATGGAAACATACCGCTGCAGTAGTTATGCTCTGGAATTGCCTCCAAAAATAGAGATGATGATGGTCATCAAAAAGGAAGAAATTGAATATGTTATTCAGGCTCTTGAAGCTATTAAAAACGAAGATATAAGTGAAAAACTATTCATATCTCCAGTAGAAGACGTTATACGAATTAGTACAAGTGAAAGAGGGGAAAATGCCGTCGATTAA
- a CDS encoding Nre family DNA repair protein produces the protein MMGKKTYLKKLTSKFQIPSVEVGKELEGSTPPSVFIGSWNYPKVYAGPMISPVSGDTAIMDTPEAWIPGAKSQEDIISYRMSLVRGKKMIGITDLDNRMVEKLQEISLASGSIDSEAEFWKKPRGVSFSEYQAPHGPSAILEKFEIDNVRWDRELEKVYYDTDLRAKEALMDLHRKDVPFSHMQKAFSVGTMGVDKRRRLVPTRWSITACDTTIADQLLREVKHYEPLDVHRVYQFQSLQNYYAVLLLPTPWQYEWMEAFLEVLGKEKLIFSDYENYNGKKEYSRVGGCYYTCKMAVLESLAQEKRQAGVIVLREAYSGYVPLGVFNVRENVRNAMAQPYLEFEDMKTALAYIDTRLKLPINSFIKRSDLLQDILRSRQTTLDSYFK, from the coding sequence ATGATGGGTAAGAAAACTTACCTTAAAAAACTGACATCCAAGTTTCAGATTCCCTCAGTTGAGGTTGGTAAAGAATTAGAGGGCAGTACACCCCCTTCAGTATTCATTGGTAGCTGGAATTATCCTAAAGTGTATGCTGGTCCCATGATCTCTCCGGTATCCGGAGACACTGCTATTATGGACACCCCAGAGGCATGGATCCCTGGAGCTAAAAGCCAGGAGGATATTATTTCCTACCGCATGAGTCTGGTTAGGGGTAAAAAGATGATTGGAATCACTGATCTGGATAATCGAATGGTGGAGAAACTTCAGGAGATCTCCCTGGCATCGGGATCCATTGATAGTGAAGCCGAGTTCTGGAAAAAACCAAGAGGAGTTTCATTCAGTGAATACCAGGCCCCACATGGCCCCAGTGCCATTCTGGAGAAGTTCGAAATTGATAACGTCCGCTGGGACCGTGAACTGGAAAAGGTATACTATGACACTGATCTGAGAGCCAAAGAAGCACTTATGGATCTGCACCGGAAGGATGTACCCTTTTCTCATATGCAGAAGGCTTTTTCTGTGGGTACCATGGGTGTGGATAAACGCAGACGCCTGGTTCCCACCCGCTGGTCCATAACTGCCTGTGACACTACCATTGCAGATCAGTTACTTAGAGAAGTGAAGCATTACGAGCCACTGGATGTTCACCGGGTTTACCAGTTCCAGAGTCTACAAAACTATTATGCTGTACTCTTATTACCTACCCCATGGCAGTATGAATGGATGGAAGCCTTTTTAGAAGTTTTAGGAAAAGAAAAACTAATATTTTCAGATTATGAGAATTACAATGGTAAAAAAGAATATTCCAGGGTTGGTGGCTGTTATTACACCTGTAAAATGGCAGTTTTAGAATCACTGGCCCAGGAAAAACGTCAAGCTGGAGTTATTGTACTGAGAGAAGCTTATTCAGGATACGTTCCTCTGGGAGTATTTAACGTACGGGAAAATGTTAGAAACGCAATGGCACAACCTTACCTGGAATTTGAAGATATGAAAACTGCCCTAGCATATATTGACACCCGTTTGAAGCTTCCCATAAATAGTTTCATCAAAAGAAGTGATCTCCTTCAGGATATCCTCCGTTCCAGACAGACCACCCTGGATTCATACTTTAAATGA
- the cgi121 gene encoding KEOPS complex subunit Cgi121: MDQYDFMDHKIQISGFEAEINDTHQIMKFIKDISGECSSGRCIIQLLHARAIAGEKHILQATLQAIKSFEMNNNTAKDLGLEICLRASSQRQISRALKILGIANGKMDICMVAVDCDEDIRKKVGNALGKRNDKVLQADVSTLQEVYEISPQEITSAGNIERVMVERTALLNLEI; this comes from the coding sequence ATGGATCAGTACGATTTCATGGATCATAAAATACAAATTAGTGGTTTTGAAGCTGAAATAAATGATACCCATCAAATAATGAAGTTTATAAAAGATATAAGTGGAGAATGTAGCAGTGGCAGATGTATCATCCAATTATTACATGCCAGGGCAATAGCCGGTGAAAAACACATCTTGCAGGCAACATTGCAGGCCATTAAATCATTTGAAATGAATAATAACACGGCAAAAGATTTAGGATTGGAAATATGCCTTAGGGCTTCGTCCCAGAGGCAAATATCCAGAGCTCTTAAAATTTTAGGCATAGCAAACGGTAAGATGGATATCTGTATGGTGGCGGTGGATTGTGATGAAGATATCCGAAAAAAGGTGGGTAATGCTCTGGGCAAACGAAATGATAAAGTACTCCAGGCTGATGTAAGTACACTGCAAGAGGTGTATGAAATCTCTCCTCAAGAAATAACAAGTGCAGGAAACATTGAAAGGGTTATGGTGGAAAGAACAGCTCTTTTAAATCTAGAAATTTAA
- a CDS encoding HEAT repeat domain-containing protein, translating to MNSNEKKKKNREKRGQISPNDTVPYADFSTEDLIEMLSAENPQERTISAVLLGNRNSKMVIMPLCIALKNERSLYSRIAISEALSQIGEPATPCLIQLLGEIGKNQETELPLKYFKKKSFPLVRDMAARTLVKIGEPATPYLIEVLGTGNKFKVQQAIDAIGAISAKTGDKRALNVLIALMKQVENLSAVESDRDQLTLWKITRALSGFQNSKEATYPLIAILKSDYEPPIIWEALRSLGQIQITTPEVLSLVESFIDDKQPEIRIAALNALNLLNKQI from the coding sequence ATGAATTCTAATGAAAAAAAGAAGAAAAATCGGGAAAAAAGAGGGCAGATTTCTCCGAATGATACAGTACCCTATGCTGATTTTTCAACAGAAGATTTAATTGAAATGTTAAGCGCAGAAAATCCTCAGGAAAGAACAATTTCTGCAGTTTTACTGGGGAATAGGAATAGTAAAATGGTAATAATGCCGCTTTGCATTGCACTTAAAAATGAAAGATCGCTTTACTCACGGATAGCCATTTCGGAAGCATTATCTCAAATAGGAGAACCTGCTACGCCCTGTTTAATCCAGCTTTTGGGTGAAATTGGTAAAAATCAGGAAACAGAGCTTCCTCTTAAATATTTTAAGAAAAAGAGTTTTCCCCTGGTAAGGGATATGGCAGCAAGGACTCTGGTAAAAATAGGAGAACCAGCAACTCCCTATTTGATTGAGGTATTAGGAACTGGTAATAAATTTAAAGTTCAACAGGCAATTGATGCAATAGGTGCAATTTCGGCCAAAACAGGAGATAAAAGGGCATTAAATGTTTTAATTGCCCTCATGAAGCAAGTGGAAAACTTGAGTGCTGTGGAAAGTGATCGGGATCAGCTAACACTGTGGAAAATCACCAGGGCCTTAAGCGGATTTCAAAACAGCAAGGAAGCTACTTACCCCCTGATTGCAATATTAAAAAGTGATTATGAACCCCCAATAATATGGGAAGCATTGAGGAGTCTTGGACAGATTCAAATTACAACTCCTGAGGTTTTGAGTCTAGTTGAAAGTTTCATAGATGACAAACAACCTGAAATAAGAATTGCCGCTTTAAATGCGTTAAATCTCCTTAATAAACAAATTTGA
- a CDS encoding sensor histidine kinase produces METILNIASVVLQNKMAEKELKKREKLLTLVTDNMLNVVGQVDAEGTFQYISPSIKTILGYEPEEILGANVLTFINLVHPDDQLKVSSAFMESNISYIPGRVQHRFKHVQGHYIWVESLGNPLFNDENQYEGVVFSMVDINSLKVAEEKFKTSLEEKEILLRELHHRVKNNMQIISSLLSLQIPHIKDERDLKIFESSQNRVKTMSLIHEELYSSQDFSHIKLSEYIQNLTKELLTSHIEDPGRVKLTVNVEDVSMELETAIPLGLLINEIVANSVNHAFPNDLKGEIIVDLKRDGDAFILKTSDNGVGIPQDIDFKKADTLGFQLINSLVNQLDGQMKMDTNNGTTFTLKFKELQYNKRF; encoded by the coding sequence GTGGAAACCATCCTTAACATCGCTTCGGTTGTTTTACAGAACAAAATGGCAGAAAAAGAACTTAAAAAACGTGAAAAACTTTTAACTCTGGTTACTGACAACATGTTAAATGTAGTGGGCCAGGTGGACGCAGAAGGAACTTTTCAATATATCAGCCCTTCCATAAAAACTATTCTTGGTTATGAGCCTGAAGAAATCCTGGGTGCAAACGTTCTAACATTTATTAATTTAGTTCATCCTGATGATCAACTCAAGGTCAGTTCTGCTTTCATGGAATCCAATATTTCTTACATACCCGGAAGAGTACAGCACCGGTTTAAACATGTCCAAGGACATTACATATGGGTTGAATCATTAGGAAACCCCCTATTCAATGATGAAAACCAGTATGAGGGTGTAGTATTTAGCATGGTTGATATTAATTCCCTGAAAGTCGCAGAGGAAAAATTCAAAACCTCCCTGGAGGAGAAGGAAATCCTGCTACGTGAACTTCATCATCGAGTTAAAAACAACATGCAGATCATTTCCAGTCTCCTGAGTCTTCAGATCCCACACATTAAGGATGAGAGGGATCTGAAAATTTTCGAAAGCAGTCAGAACCGTGTGAAAACAATGTCATTGATCCATGAAGAACTTTACAGTTCCCAGGATTTTTCACATATCAAACTTTCTGAGTACATCCAGAATCTTACCAAAGAACTATTAACATCACATATTGAAGACCCTGGACGAGTTAAGCTTACAGTTAATGTTGAAGATGTTAGTATGGAATTAGAAACCGCCATACCCCTGGGACTTCTCATTAACGAGATCGTTGCCAATTCAGTTAACCATGCATTTCCCAATGACCTGAAAGGGGAGATAATTGTGGATCTTAAAAGGGATGGTGATGCATTCATCCTGAAAACGAGTGATAATGGTGTTGGCATCCCTCAGGACATTGACTTTAAAAAGGCAGACACTTTAGGATTTCAACTGATAAACAGTCTGGTTAACCAGCTAGATGGTCAGATGAAAATGGACACCAATAATGGAACCACTTTCACCCTTAAGTTCAAGGAATTACAATATAATAAACGATTTTGA
- a CDS encoding (R)-citramalate synthase, whose protein sequence is MKAKIFDTTLRDGEQTPGISLTPDEKRLIARKLDELGVDVIEAGSAITSEGEREGIKKVTSEGLSAEICSFTRAVQVDIDAALECDVDSIHLVVPTSDLHLEYKLRKSREEVKTMAIESTQYAVDHGLIVELSAEDSTRSDMGYLKEVFQAGIDTGAKRICACDTVGMLTPERAYDFYSQLAELKAPLSVHCHNDFGLAVANSLSGLRAGASQAHVTVNGIGERAGNASLEELVVSLYSLYNVKTKVNLEMLYEVSKTVARITGMYLQPNKAIVGENAFAHESGIHADGVMKKAETYEPITPELVGHKRRFVMGKHVGSHIIKERIHEMGFQVDQEKFSQIFNRIKALGDMGKCVTDVDLQAIAEDVMGVMSEKPVELQELTIVSGNRVTPTASVKLKIGDVEKLEAGIGVGPVDAAIVAIKKTIEDVTDIEFEEYHVDAITGGTDALIDVVVKLKHEGKVVSARSTQPDIINASVEAFLGGINKVLTDKKLNESKKLL, encoded by the coding sequence ATGAAAGCCAAAATTTTTGATACCACCCTTCGTGATGGTGAACAGACTCCGGGAATATCTTTAACACCGGATGAAAAGCGTTTAATAGCCAGAAAACTCGATGAACTAGGAGTTGATGTAATTGAGGCAGGATCTGCTATTACATCAGAAGGAGAAAGGGAAGGTATTAAAAAAGTAACTTCAGAAGGTCTTTCTGCAGAGATATGCAGTTTTACCAGGGCAGTTCAGGTAGACATTGACGCAGCCCTGGAATGCGATGTGGACAGCATCCACCTGGTGGTTCCCACATCCGACCTGCACCTGGAATACAAATTACGCAAATCCCGCGAAGAAGTGAAGACCATGGCGATAGAATCAACCCAGTACGCAGTTGATCATGGGCTAATAGTGGAATTATCTGCAGAAGACTCCACTCGTAGCGACATGGGATACTTAAAGGAGGTATTCCAGGCAGGTATAGATACCGGGGCAAAACGTATCTGCGCCTGTGACACCGTGGGAATGCTCACTCCAGAACGGGCTTATGATTTTTACAGCCAGCTGGCTGAATTAAAAGCTCCATTAAGTGTGCACTGTCACAACGACTTTGGACTGGCTGTTGCCAACTCCCTAAGTGGATTAAGGGCAGGTGCAAGCCAGGCCCATGTCACAGTTAATGGAATAGGGGAAAGAGCAGGTAATGCATCCCTGGAAGAATTGGTAGTTTCATTGTACTCCCTATATAATGTAAAGACCAAAGTAAATCTGGAAATGTTATATGAAGTTTCTAAAACAGTGGCCAGGATAACTGGGATGTACTTACAACCCAATAAGGCAATTGTTGGTGAAAATGCCTTTGCCCATGAATCCGGAATCCATGCTGATGGAGTAATGAAGAAAGCTGAAACATACGAACCTATAACTCCAGAACTCGTAGGGCACAAGCGTCGTTTCGTGATGGGTAAACACGTTGGTTCTCACATCATCAAAGAACGGATACATGAAATGGGCTTCCAGGTTGATCAGGAAAAATTCTCCCAGATATTCAATAGAATAAAAGCACTTGGTGACATGGGAAAATGTGTCACTGACGTGGATTTACAGGCAATAGCCGAGGATGTTATGGGAGTAATGAGTGAAAAACCAGTGGAACTCCAGGAATTAACCATAGTATCCGGAAATAGGGTCACACCCACTGCATCGGTAAAACTAAAAATAGGTGATGTGGAGAAATTAGAAGCCGGTATAGGTGTTGGTCCTGTTGACGCAGCCATAGTGGCCATTAAAAAAACCATCGAAGATGTCACTGATATAGAATTTGAAGAATACCACGTGGATGCCATAACCGGGGGAACAGATGCCCTTATTGATGTGGTGGTAAAGCTCAAACACGAGGGTAAGGTTGTAAGTGCCAGAAGCACCCAGCCCGATATTATAAACGCCAGTGTAGAAGCATTCCTTGGTGGTATAAATAAAGTTTTAACCGATAAAAAGCTTAATGAGTCTAAAAAACTCTTATAA
- a CDS encoding DegT/DnrJ/EryC1/StrS family aminotransferase gives MELFFKMPSKEARTAMSDASLELGNRFRGNEYKKNAEEAIIKTTSHDHARVLSSGNAAIMAAMSTMKGPVMIPDQGGWSGFKKICEFYGLELVNLPTEMGVIHLETLDELVKLKSPESLFFTSFAGYMAEQPVKGIYDICEDNRVILVEDASGSVGDPQKKLACGDHSHVLVASTGSPKMVNVGNGGFISTSDQGMVNDMSFILKTLQGSPVTCAGLVEEIKRAPESLVKTINACEFIKKEIESALHPKKRGINIAIPHDEPKSVARLLRNKLQVNGGGMITTCPRYDRINQPAICLEVKNLDIHCLKKENLREIVDIVNYTI, from the coding sequence ATGGAACTTTTCTTTAAAATGCCTTCAAAGGAAGCTAGAACCGCCATGAGCGATGCTTCCTTAGAACTTGGAAACCGGTTCAGAGGTAATGAGTATAAAAAAAATGCTGAAGAGGCTATAATAAAGACTACAAGTCATGACCACGCCAGGGTGCTGAGTAGTGGTAATGCTGCTATTATGGCTGCCATGAGTACCATGAAGGGACCGGTTATGATTCCAGACCAGGGCGGTTGGAGTGGTTTTAAAAAGATTTGCGAGTTTTATGGGCTTGAATTAGTAAATTTGCCTACTGAAATGGGGGTTATCCATCTGGAGACACTGGATGAACTGGTGAAACTAAAAAGTCCTGAGTCCCTTTTCTTTACCAGTTTTGCTGGTTACATGGCCGAACAACCAGTTAAGGGGATTTATGATATCTGTGAGGATAACAGGGTGATTCTGGTGGAGGATGCTTCTGGATCAGTTGGTGATCCACAGAAGAAACTTGCCTGTGGTGATCATTCCCATGTTCTGGTGGCCTCCACTGGTTCCCCTAAAATGGTTAATGTGGGTAATGGTGGTTTTATATCCACCAGTGATCAGGGAATGGTTAATGATATGAGTTTCATCCTGAAAACCCTCCAAGGTAGTCCAGTTACCTGTGCAGGCCTAGTAGAAGAAATTAAAAGGGCCCCTGAAAGTCTGGTTAAAACCATCAATGCCTGTGAATTTATAAAAAAAGAAATTGAATCTGCTTTGCACCCTAAAAAACGGGGAATAAACATTGCAATTCCACATGATGAACCAAAATCTGTGGCCCGTTTGCTTAGAAACAAGCTTCAAGTCAATGGTGGGGGTATGATCACCACCTGCCCACGTTATGATAGAATTAATCAACCAGCAATTTGTTTAGAGGTGAAAAATTTGGATATTCACTGCCTAAAAAAGGAAAATCTTAGGGAAATAGTGGATATTGTAAACTACACAATTTAA